From Synoicihabitans lomoniglobus, the proteins below share one genomic window:
- a CDS encoding histidine kinase N-terminal 7TM domain-containing protein: protein MADLFTFQLTSLALPQVFAAGLCVMAGGFVLPLCREVVAARWLLAVLVGAVLWSAAGALEFSAATMAGKIFWSQVSYLGIVCGPVALFHFAYAHTHDQNAPPRALSVLTAAIGATILLSAATNSLHHLLWPEIVAVERDGLLFARYERGPFFWATVAYCYGFMFASSVMLAAHTLSLGNVFRQQSLVIILATLAPWITSLAYVLRVGPRPELDHTPVGFAVTGLLLSWAIARFRLLELIPVAANTLFLRLPDPVLVIDPVGRLVRANEAALRRFGPLAAREGRPLDECLSVQADLLEAIRSATTTRRPIALGVDWWMIESAALDDSGGRTRGKLVILRDITDAKRAELELLEAKLEIENTLARADALAREAVAANAAKSTFLTQVSHDLRTPLHAILGMTESLQGGPLEQHQLEAVTTISGAGDVLLRLINDLLDLGRIEAGRLDLAHEPFLLDDILDQVADILGPTARAQGLSFVHWIEPSTPAGWHGDPERVRQILLNLVGNAIKFTEQGGVTLRASYVDDALQFEVSDTGPGIAPEHLAGLFAPFNRGDPETARRIEGTGLGLAISRRLVEAMNGSIDVRSQLGEGSVFSLNLALRQDPAIAISLSRLAQSINGLRIAVAVPDPATREAVIRGLLSLGANPFAALPPPEPDASTALVIAPGDGSSEMVARWKTARRPVTVIATGTNASTEQIPPRRRQIATALTLTPTAVKKTFVAPPGPRHHVLLADDNALGLRVSSAQLTRCNCEVVAVPGGLPALERLAVEDFDVIVLDGQMPDLNGWEVASRIRSWPADARNANTPIIALTADLTPDAHARWLSAGVTVVFGKPVNARELHQTLQKYPTSVPPLTSP from the coding sequence GTGGCAGACCTGTTCACATTTCAACTCACTTCCTTGGCGTTACCGCAGGTATTCGCCGCTGGTTTGTGCGTCATGGCGGGAGGGTTCGTGCTGCCGTTGTGCCGGGAAGTCGTGGCCGCCCGCTGGTTGCTGGCCGTGCTCGTCGGCGCGGTGCTGTGGTCGGCCGCCGGGGCGTTGGAGTTTTCCGCCGCCACCATGGCCGGAAAGATTTTTTGGTCCCAGGTTTCCTACCTCGGCATCGTTTGCGGCCCGGTGGCGTTGTTCCATTTCGCCTACGCGCACACGCATGACCAAAACGCGCCGCCTCGGGCGTTGAGTGTGCTGACCGCCGCAATCGGCGCCACCATCCTGCTATCCGCCGCGACCAATTCCCTGCATCATCTGCTTTGGCCGGAGATCGTGGCGGTGGAGCGGGACGGACTGCTGTTTGCGCGTTACGAACGCGGCCCGTTTTTCTGGGCCACCGTCGCGTATTGCTACGGATTCATGTTCGCCAGCTCGGTCATGTTGGCCGCCCACACGCTCAGTCTCGGCAATGTTTTTCGGCAACAATCGCTGGTGATCATTCTCGCCACGCTGGCCCCGTGGATCACCAGCCTCGCCTATGTGCTGCGCGTCGGTCCGCGGCCGGAGCTCGACCACACCCCGGTCGGCTTCGCCGTCACGGGGCTTTTGCTGAGCTGGGCCATCGCCCGCTTTCGACTGCTGGAGCTCATCCCGGTCGCGGCCAACACGTTGTTCCTGCGCTTGCCCGATCCGGTGCTGGTCATCGATCCCGTCGGCCGTCTGGTCCGGGCGAATGAAGCCGCCCTGCGCCGCTTTGGTCCGCTCGCGGCCCGGGAAGGCCGCCCGCTCGACGAATGCCTCTCCGTGCAAGCCGATCTGCTCGAAGCCATCCGATCCGCCACCACGACCCGACGTCCGATCGCCCTCGGCGTCGACTGGTGGATGATTGAGTCCGCCGCCCTCGACGACTCCGGCGGCCGCACTCGGGGCAAGTTGGTCATTCTCCGGGACATCACCGATGCCAAACGCGCGGAACTCGAGCTCCTCGAAGCCAAACTCGAGATCGAAAACACCCTCGCTCGCGCCGATGCCCTCGCTCGCGAAGCCGTGGCCGCCAACGCCGCCAAGAGCACGTTTCTCACCCAGGTCAGTCATGATCTGCGCACCCCCCTTCACGCGATCCTGGGCATGACCGAATCCCTGCAGGGCGGTCCCCTCGAGCAGCATCAACTCGAAGCCGTTACGACCATTTCCGGCGCGGGTGACGTGCTCCTGCGCCTGATCAACGATTTGCTGGATCTCGGTCGCATCGAAGCCGGTCGGCTGGATCTCGCTCATGAACCGTTCCTGCTCGACGACATTCTCGATCAGGTGGCCGATATTCTCGGTCCCACGGCCCGCGCGCAGGGGTTGTCCTTCGTGCATTGGATCGAACCGTCGACCCCCGCCGGTTGGCACGGCGATCCCGAACGCGTGCGCCAGATTTTGCTCAATCTCGTGGGCAATGCCATCAAGTTTACCGAACAGGGCGGCGTCACCCTGCGCGCTTCTTACGTCGACGACGCTTTGCAGTTTGAAGTGAGCGATACCGGTCCGGGCATTGCCCCCGAGCATCTGGCGGGACTCTTCGCGCCGTTCAATCGCGGTGATCCCGAAACCGCCCGGCGCATCGAAGGCACCGGCCTCGGCCTCGCCATCAGTCGCCGGCTCGTTGAAGCGATGAACGGCTCCATCGATGTTCGTAGCCAGTTGGGCGAAGGCTCGGTGTTCTCTCTGAATCTTGCCCTTCGACAGGATCCCGCCATCGCCATTTCGCTGTCTCGACTCGCTCAATCCATCAACGGGCTCCGCATCGCCGTGGCGGTTCCCGATCCCGCCACCCGCGAAGCCGTGATCCGCGGCCTGCTCAGTCTGGGCGCCAACCCCTTCGCCGCGTTGCCCCCACCCGAGCCCGACGCTTCCACCGCGCTTGTCATCGCGCCCGGCGACGGCTCCTCCGAGATGGTTGCCCGCTGGAAAACCGCCCGCCGACCCGTGACCGTGATCGCCACGGGCACGAATGCCTCCACCGAGCAAATACCGCCGCGCCGCCGCCAGATCGCTACGGCCCTCACGCTCACCCCGACGGCAGTTAAAAAGACCTTCGTCGCTCCGCCGGGCCCCCGTCATCACGTGTTGCTGGCCGATGACAACGCCCTCGGTCTGCGCGTAAGTTCCGCCCAACTCACCCGCTGCAACTGCGAGGTGGTCGCGGTCCCCGGCGGTCTCCCCGCGCTCGAGCGCCTCGCGGTCGAAGACTTCGATGTGATCGTGCTCGATGGCCAGATGCCCGACCTCAACGGCTGGGAAGTGGCAAGCCGGATTCGTTCCTGGCCAGCCGACGCTCGCAACGCCAACACGCCCATCATCGCGTTGACCGCCGACCTGACTCCCGACGCGCATGCCCGTTGGCTCAGCGCCGGCGTAACCGTGGTGTTTGGCAAACCGGTCAACGCTCGGGAGCTCCACCAAACTCTCCAAAAATATCCGACCAGCGTCCCGCCGCTCACCTCCCCGTGA
- a CDS encoding pyridoxal-phosphate dependent enzyme translates to MSNDDLPLDRQLRQGILFARERVYHYGQPTPLERLILPGDEPGPEVWVKREDLSPVNAYKWRGACNRMALLTAAERAQGVVAASAGNHAQGVALAARQLSIRARIHMPRSTPRVKQDAVRHHGGEWVTIVLSGDSYDEAYTSARREADDTGTIYIHAYDDLQVMAGQGTMADEVIMSGHGPFDTTFLQIGGGGLAAAASAWWKTFWPDMAIVGVEAEGQASMQAALAAGEPVTLDQVDIFCDGTAVRRAGDLPFAICRDTLDRVETVSNAEVSTAIRVLWESLRCIAEPSGALGLAAVLKHRAALDGQRVLIVVTGANVDFRQIGLIAQTQGNASRISRTLRIRLTETRGSMLGLLGRCLPGLNVVDFQYGKNDAVDAWPIFTVSADDPAALDTLPARLAEHGYEWEPLESADDVQFRAIPLRGDLLHQPAFFRLDFYERPGALLDFLQSRVRDQASFCYFNYRQSGERIGRALIGFDFAHTAERDAFVAGMPRHGEGFRSCRPVEPAVLTRLTGRT, encoded by the coding sequence GTGTCAAACGACGATCTTCCGCTCGACCGCCAACTTCGCCAAGGCATCCTGTTCGCCCGCGAACGTGTTTACCATTACGGTCAACCCACCCCGCTTGAACGCCTCATCCTGCCCGGCGACGAACCCGGCCCCGAGGTCTGGGTGAAACGCGAGGACTTGTCGCCGGTCAATGCCTACAAATGGCGTGGCGCGTGCAACCGCATGGCGCTGCTCACCGCCGCCGAACGAGCCCAAGGCGTCGTAGCGGCATCCGCCGGCAACCATGCCCAAGGCGTCGCGCTGGCCGCCCGCCAACTCTCGATCCGCGCTCGCATTCACATGCCGCGTTCCACTCCGCGCGTGAAACAGGACGCCGTGCGCCACCACGGCGGCGAATGGGTCACCATCGTGCTCTCCGGCGACAGCTACGACGAGGCCTATACGTCCGCGCGACGCGAGGCCGACGACACCGGCACCATTTACATCCACGCCTACGATGATCTGCAGGTCATGGCCGGTCAGGGCACCATGGCCGACGAGGTCATCATGTCCGGACACGGTCCGTTCGACACCACGTTCCTGCAAATCGGCGGCGGCGGGCTGGCGGCGGCGGCCTCCGCCTGGTGGAAAACATTCTGGCCCGACATGGCCATCGTCGGGGTCGAGGCCGAAGGCCAGGCATCCATGCAAGCCGCGTTGGCCGCTGGCGAACCCGTCACGCTCGATCAGGTCGACATTTTCTGCGACGGCACCGCCGTGCGCCGCGCCGGCGACCTGCCGTTCGCCATCTGTCGCGACACGTTGGACCGCGTGGAAACGGTCTCCAACGCGGAGGTCTCCACCGCCATCCGCGTGCTCTGGGAATCACTACGCTGCATCGCCGAACCTTCCGGCGCGCTCGGACTGGCGGCGGTGCTCAAACATCGCGCCGCGCTCGACGGTCAGCGCGTGCTCATCGTGGTGACCGGTGCCAACGTCGATTTTCGCCAGATCGGCCTGATTGCCCAGACCCAGGGCAATGCGTCCCGCATCAGCCGCACGTTGCGTATCCGCCTGACCGAGACACGCGGCTCCATGCTCGGCCTGCTGGGTCGTTGTCTGCCCGGTTTGAACGTCGTCGACTTTCAATACGGCAAAAACGACGCCGTCGACGCCTGGCCGATCTTCACGGTTTCCGCCGACGATCCGGCTGCGCTCGACACCCTGCCTGCCCGGTTGGCCGAGCACGGTTACGAATGGGAACCCCTGGAATCCGCCGACGACGTCCAGTTCCGCGCCATCCCGTTGCGGGGTGATCTGTTGCACCAGCCGGCATTTTTCCGTCTCGATTTCTACGAGCGTCCCGGCGCCTTGCTGGACTTCCTGCAAAGTCGCGTGCGTGACCAGGCGAGTTTCTGCTACTTCAACTACCGCCAATCGGGCGAACGCATCGGCCGCGCGCTCATCGGTTTCGACTTTGCCCACACCGCCGAACGCGACGCCTTTGTCGCCGGCATGCCACGGCACGGCGAAGGTTTCCGCAGTTGTCGCCCCGTCGAGCCCGCCGTGCTCACCCGCCTGACCGGCCGCACCTGA
- the hisN gene encoding histidinol-phosphatase, translated as MDLSSPREFIPELARASADFIAPFFGNPGTAVEFKSDDSPVTAADRGAEAVMRKMIAHRFPAHGIIGEEHGNDRPDAEWVWVLDPIDGTKSFITGVPLWTTLIGLLHHGEPVLGAIHQPTLGQLVIGDNETTTLNGRPVHTRATTALADATLVTSDHRNLARYQNGTAADQLIDACRLYRTWADGYGYLLLATGFVDICLDPIMNPWDIAALVPVVRGAGGTITDWSGQSPYPAESIAAAATPDLHRQTLAQLNR; from the coding sequence ATGGATCTCTCTTCTCCTCGTGAATTCATCCCCGAACTCGCTCGTGCCAGTGCGGACTTCATCGCGCCCTTTTTCGGAAACCCCGGCACCGCCGTTGAGTTCAAGTCCGACGACTCGCCCGTAACCGCCGCCGACCGCGGGGCCGAAGCGGTCATGCGCAAGATGATCGCCCACCGCTTTCCCGCTCACGGCATAATCGGTGAGGAACACGGCAACGACCGCCCCGACGCCGAGTGGGTCTGGGTGCTCGACCCGATCGACGGCACCAAGAGCTTCATCACCGGCGTCCCGCTCTGGACCACCCTCATCGGCCTGCTCCACCACGGTGAGCCCGTGCTCGGCGCCATCCATCAACCCACCCTCGGTCAGCTCGTCATCGGCGACAACGAAACCACGACCCTCAACGGCCGCCCCGTGCACACCCGCGCCACCACCGCACTGGCGGACGCGACCCTCGTCACCAGCGACCACCGCAACCTCGCCCGCTATCAAAACGGCACGGCAGCCGACCAACTCATCGATGCCTGCCGCCTCTACCGCACTTGGGCCGACGGCTACGGCTACCTCCTGCTCGCCACCGGTTTCGTCGACATCTGCCTCGATCCCATCATGAACCCCTGGGACATCGCCGCCCTCGTGCCCGTCGTGCGCGGCGCCGGCGGCACCATCACCGACTGGTCCGGACAGTCCCCCTACCCCGCCGAATCCATCGCCGCCGCCGCCACCCCGGATTTACACCGCCAAACCTTGGCGCAACTCAATCGATAA
- a CDS encoding DUF2254 domain-containing protein codes for MITRWNNLYERLRSSLWLVPSLLAVSAGLAAEIALHIDLWLLRENYTPPFLYPGNIAGARQVLGTLAASMVSLTTISFSVMMVVLTLASNQFGPRVLRNFLSDRFYQVVLGIFVATFAYSLFVLGRLPDVDDPGSAVPRFAVTFALVMTFTSLATLIGFIHHVARSVQASQIVQQAHREACRTILAVYPDALGQDQFDETPIPREDYASNITLEVRADRAGYVQAISVDDVMSFAVENDIVVEFHIKPGHFISTRSLLATLHGKLPADEKPTRERIRSAVLLGSERTGEQDAQYGVRQLMEIGIRSLSPGINDPVTAISCIDYLCEDLAELARRILPPEQRYDENGQLRVVVRRDDFADIASAAFDNLRHYGRSHPEVMNRLAVGLAMIAGEVHREPDRQWMRAALRDLRAEAENLPHQTDRKRFDACCAEAASTLDRSS; via the coding sequence ATGATCACTCGCTGGAACAACCTCTACGAGCGACTCCGGTCCTCCCTCTGGCTCGTGCCATCGCTCCTCGCCGTATCAGCGGGTCTCGCGGCCGAAATCGCGTTGCACATCGACCTCTGGTTGCTGCGAGAAAACTACACCCCGCCCTTCCTCTACCCGGGTAACATCGCCGGCGCCCGGCAGGTGCTGGGAACCCTCGCGGCATCGATGGTTTCCCTCACGACCATCAGCTTTTCGGTCATGATGGTCGTGCTCACCCTCGCCTCGAACCAGTTCGGCCCCCGCGTGCTGCGCAACTTTTTGTCCGACCGCTTCTACCAAGTCGTGCTCGGCATCTTCGTGGCGACGTTTGCCTACAGCCTGTTCGTGCTCGGACGCCTGCCCGACGTGGATGACCCCGGTTCCGCCGTGCCTCGGTTCGCCGTCACGTTCGCACTGGTGATGACGTTCACCAGCTTGGCCACTTTGATCGGATTCATCCACCACGTCGCCCGCTCCGTGCAAGCCTCCCAAATCGTGCAACAAGCGCATCGCGAAGCGTGCCGCACCATTCTCGCAGTCTATCCCGATGCCCTCGGTCAGGACCAATTCGACGAAACCCCTATCCCACGCGAAGACTACGCCTCCAACATCACTCTGGAAGTGAGAGCCGACCGCGCCGGCTACGTCCAGGCGATCAGCGTGGACGACGTGATGTCTTTTGCCGTGGAAAACGACATCGTCGTGGAGTTCCACATCAAACCCGGCCATTTCATTTCCACCCGATCCCTCCTCGCCACGTTGCACGGCAAACTCCCCGCCGACGAAAAACCCACCCGCGAGCGCATCCGTTCCGCCGTCCTGCTGGGCTCGGAACGCACGGGCGAACAAGACGCGCAATACGGGGTGCGCCAACTCATGGAGATCGGCATCCGGTCGCTCTCCCCCGGCATCAACGACCCGGTCACCGCGATTTCCTGCATCGACTATCTCTGCGAAGATCTGGCGGAACTCGCCCGTCGCATCCTGCCCCCCGAGCAGCGCTACGACGAAAACGGGCAACTCCGGGTGGTGGTGAGACGCGACGATTTTGCCGACATCGCCAGCGCCGCGTTCGACAACCTGCGCCACTACGGGCGCAGCCACCCCGAGGTTATGAACCGCCTCGCCGTGGGTCTCGCCATGATCGCGGGCGAAGTTCACCGCGAACCAGACCGGCAATGGATGCGCGCCGCCTTGCGCGACCTGCGAGCTGAAGCCGAAAACCTGCCCCACCAAACCGACCGCAAACGATTCGACGCCTGTTGCGCCGAGGCTGCATCCACCCTCGACCGTTCGAGTTGA
- a CDS encoding CsbD family protein → MNKLIAKGNWNVAKGKLKQKYGELSDDDLAYVEGKEEETIGRIQKTTGATREEIEKVIND, encoded by the coding sequence ATGAACAAACTCATCGCCAAAGGAAATTGGAACGTAGCCAAAGGTAAGCTGAAACAGAAATACGGAGAGCTCTCCGACGACGATCTCGCCTACGTTGAAGGCAAGGAAGAGGAGACCATCGGTCGAATCCAGAAGACCACCGGGGCGACCCGGGAAGAAATCGAAAAAGTGATCAACGATTGA
- a CDS encoding SDR family oxidoreductase: MRIPTNSLDDKVALITGAGSGIGRATAKLMAHCGCRVALLSRTESELEKLADEITRTQDDPERVLVLPADVTDEGAMREAVERIEAKWGRLDILFANAGVNGKWAPIEELSPDDWDRTMQINLKGTFLSIRACVDPMRRAGGGSIVITSSVNGTRMFSNSGASAYAASKAAQLALGRMLAVELADDRIRVNTICPGAIETEIDDNTNRTDIEDLHVPVQFPEGDIPLTGGQPGTAGQVAETVWFLASDASSHTTGAEIFIDGAQSLLVG, encoded by the coding sequence ATGCGAATCCCCACAAACTCCCTCGATGATAAAGTCGCTTTGATCACCGGTGCCGGCTCCGGTATCGGACGAGCCACCGCGAAATTGATGGCCCATTGTGGGTGTCGCGTGGCGTTGCTCAGCCGAACCGAATCCGAATTGGAGAAATTGGCCGACGAAATCACTCGCACGCAGGATGATCCTGAGCGGGTGTTGGTCTTGCCCGCCGATGTCACCGATGAAGGCGCCATGCGCGAGGCGGTGGAGCGGATCGAAGCGAAATGGGGCCGACTCGACATCCTTTTTGCCAACGCCGGGGTGAATGGCAAATGGGCGCCGATCGAAGAGCTGAGCCCCGATGACTGGGATCGCACCATGCAGATCAATCTCAAGGGAACGTTTCTCAGCATTCGCGCCTGCGTCGATCCGATGCGTCGGGCGGGGGGAGGATCAATCGTCATCACCTCGTCGGTCAACGGGACCCGGATGTTCAGTAATTCGGGGGCGTCGGCTTACGCCGCATCCAAGGCCGCCCAGTTGGCGCTCGGTCGTATGTTGGCGGTGGAACTCGCCGATGACCGCATCCGGGTGAACACGATCTGCCCGGGGGCGATCGAGACCGAGATCGATGACAACACGAATCGGACCGATATCGAGGATCTGCACGTGCCCGTGCAGTTTCCCGAAGGCGACATTCCGCTCACCGGCGGGCAACCTGGCACGGCCGGGCAGGTTGCGGAAACGGTGTGGTTTTTGGCCTCGGATGCCTCCAGTCACACCACCGGAGCCGAGATCTTCATCGACGGCGCGCAATCGCTGTTGGTCGGCTGA
- a CDS encoding 3'-5' exonuclease, with product MSWPAHTIHFIDFEGSVTSGILEYGVVTLRGGEIVDTATRLCRATGRVREEDAAVHGIEAAAVASHDPFTAEFELFASLRESGPLAAHFASAENTMIKSVWAYPRQSPDFVRPGEAVADWGPWIDTGRLYPQLYTGLESARLEVLVGRCGLQNELDRVALNVCPPDRRRYHAALYDALAGALLLRRMAMEPEVAAQSLPWLLSMSTLDPVKREAMTQGDLF from the coding sequence ATGTCCTGGCCGGCCCACACGATTCACTTTATCGATTTCGAAGGGAGCGTCACGTCGGGTATTCTAGAATACGGGGTCGTGACGCTGCGAGGCGGCGAGATCGTGGATACGGCGACCCGCCTGTGCCGGGCAACGGGCCGGGTGCGCGAAGAGGACGCGGCGGTGCATGGCATCGAAGCCGCGGCGGTGGCCTCCCATGATCCGTTTACCGCCGAGTTTGAGTTGTTTGCGAGCTTGCGCGAGAGCGGCCCATTGGCGGCCCATTTCGCGAGCGCGGAAAACACCATGATAAAAAGCGTCTGGGCCTATCCGCGTCAGTCACCCGATTTCGTGCGGCCGGGCGAGGCGGTGGCCGATTGGGGGCCGTGGATTGATACGGGCAGGCTTTATCCGCAGCTCTACACCGGTCTGGAATCGGCACGACTCGAGGTCCTGGTAGGACGGTGTGGCCTGCAAAACGAACTTGATCGCGTGGCGCTCAATGTCTGCCCGCCTGATCGCCGCCGCTATCATGCGGCACTCTACGACGCGTTGGCGGGAGCGCTGTTGTTGCGCCGTATGGCCATGGAGCCGGAAGTGGCGGCGCAATCTTTGCCGTGGTTGCTCAGCATGAGCACGTTGGACCCGGTGAAACGTGAAGCCATGACGCAAGGGGATCTGTTCTGA